In Ptiloglossa arizonensis isolate GNS036 chromosome 6, iyPtiAriz1_principal, whole genome shotgun sequence, a single window of DNA contains:
- the Urm1 gene encoding ubiquitin-related modifier 1, which yields MSSEKSGVPVNIEFGGGAELLFDKKKKHEVNLPGNEWTIQRLLFWIKDNLLKERPELFLQGNTVRPGILVLVNDTDWELLGEGSYKLRSGDTILFISTLHGG from the exons ATGTCTTCCGAAAAAAGTGGAGTTCCGGTGAACATTGAATTTGG TGGTGGGGCGGAACTACTTTTCGATAAGAAGAAAAAGCACGAGGTGAACTTACCTGGAAATGAGT GGACGATACAGAGGCTACTATTCTGGATAAAAGATAATCTCTTGAAAGAGCGACCGGAACTTTTCTTGCAAGGAAATACCGT GCGACCGGGAATCTTAGTTCTTGTAAACGACACTGACTGGGAATTATTG GGCGAAGGGAGCTACAAATTGCGCTCCGGTGACACGATACTGTTCATATCCACGTTGCACGGAGGATAG